A stretch of the Vigna radiata var. radiata cultivar VC1973A chromosome 7, Vradiata_ver6, whole genome shotgun sequence genome encodes the following:
- the LOC106769379 gene encoding uncharacterized protein LOC106769379: MSEIVKQLLAKPIQLADQVTKAAEEASSSFKQECLELKSKTEKLAGLLRQAARASSDLYERPTRRIIADTELVLDKALALVLKCRANGLMKRVFSIIPTAAFRKMSSQLENSIGDVSWLLRVSAPAEDRGDEYLGLPPIAANEPILGLIWEQVATLHTGSLDDRSDAAASLVSLARDNDRYGKLIIEEGGVGPLLKLMKEGKKEGQENAARAIGLLGRDPESVEIMIHAGVCSVFAKVLKEGPMKVQAVVAWAVSELAAKYPKCQDLFAQHNIVRLLVSHLAFETVQEHSKYAIVSYKPTSIHAVVMASNNSNGNSLKRESEDEEKLMQSRMQHPLGDKSTNQMHKVVTSTMALHAANKQQQQSNDDNGVSQNPQGAQPKANGNSNGKQSHQSHQQSYTYSGINMKGRELEDPENKAYMKAMAARALRQLAKGNVAICRSITESRALLCFAILLEKGSEDVKYNCALAVKEITAVAEKDAELRRSAFKPNSPACKAAVDQVLKIIEKEDTKLLIPCIKAIGNLARTFRATETRIIGPLVRLLDEREAEVSREAAISLTKFACSENYLHLDHSKAIISAGGAKHLVQLVYLGEQTVQISALVLLSYIALHVPDSEELARAEVLGVLEWASKQPSVTQDETIEALLQESKGRLELYQSRGSRGFQKLHHQ; this comes from the coding sequence ATGTCAGAGATAGTGAAGCAACTTTTGGCCAAGCCGATCCAATTGGCGGACCAAGTCACCAAGGCAGCGGAAGAGGCCAGTTCCTCCTTCAAGCAAGAGTGCTTAGAACTCAAATCCAAGACCGAGAAACTCGCGGGGCTTCTTCGACAAGCAGCGCGTGCGAGCTCCGACCTCTACGAGCGTCCGACTCGGCGCATAATAGCCGACACCGAACTCGTCCTCGACAAGGCGTTGGCTTTGGTGCTGAAATGCCGCGCCAACGGCCTCATGAAGCGCGTCTTCAGCATCATTCCGACGGCGGCGTTTCGCAAGATGTCGTCCCAACTCGAGAATTCCATCGGCGATGTGTCGTGGCTTCTCCGGGTGTCGGCTCCGGCGGAGGATCGCGGTGACGAGTATCTCGGTCTCCCTCCGATAGCTGCCAACGAGCCCATTTTGGGCCTCATTTGGGAACAGGTGGCGACCCTCCACACGGGCTCTCTCGACGACCGATCTGATGCAGCCGCCTCGCTGGTGTCGCTCGCACGTGACAACGACCGCTACGGGAAGTTGATCATCGAGGAGGGTGGGGTTGGACCCTTGTTGAAGCTGATGAAGGAGGGTAAGAAAGAGGGTCAAGAGAACGCCGCCAGGGCTATTGGGCTTCTTGGCCGTGACCCTGAGAGCGTGGAGATTATGATCCACGCGGGGGTGTGCTCTGTCTTCGCCAAAGTCCTCAAAGAAGGTCCCATGAAAGTTCAAGCTGTTGTTGCCTGGGCCGTGTCTGAGTTGGCCGCCAAGTACCCTAAATGTCAAGATCTTTTTGCTCAGCATAATATCGTTCGATTGCTTGTAAGTCATCTTGCTTTTGAAACCGTTCAGGAGCACAGTAAATACGCAATTGTTAGCTACAAACCCACTTCAATCCATGCTGTTGTTATGGCTAGTAATAACTCTAATGGTAATAGTTTGAAAAGGGAGAGTGAAGATGAGGAAAAGCTGATGCAGAGTCGCATGCAGCATCCTTTGGGTGATAAGTCCACAAATCAGATGCACAAAGTGGTCACAAGTACCATGGCATTGCATGCTGCCAACAAGCAGCAGCAACAGTCCAATGATGACAATGGAGTGTCTCAGAACCCACAGGGTGCTCAGCCAAAGGCCAACGGGAATAGCAATGGCAAGCAAAGCCATCAGTCCCACCAGCAAAGCTATACGTACTCTGGGATTAACATGAAGGGAAGGGAACTGGAGGACCCAGAGAACAAAGCTTACATGAAAGCCATGGCAGCAAGAGCCCTCCGGCAGCTGGCCAAGGGCAACGTAGCCATTTGTCGGAGCATCACTGAATCGAGGGCTCTGTTGTGCTTTGCGATTCTCCTTGAGAAAGGGTCTGAAGATGTGAAGTACAATTGTGCCTTGGCAGTGAAGGAGATCACGGCAGTGGCAGAAAAAGATGCAGAATTGAGAAGATCAGCTTTCAAACCCAACTCTCCTGCTTGTAAGGCGGCGGTTGATCAAGTGCTCAAGATCATTGAGAAGGAAGATACAAAACTCCTTATTCCTTGCATAAAGGCTATAGGGAATTTGGCAAGGACATTCCGAGCAACAGAGACAAGGATAATCGGTCCCTTGGTCCGGCTTCTTGATGAAAGAGAAGCAGAAGTGTCAAGGGAAGCGGCAATCTCTCTTACAAAATTTGCCTGCTCGGAAAACTACCTCCACCTTGATCACTCCAAGGCAATTATAAGCGCAGGTGGTGCAAAGCACTTGGTTCAGCTTGTGTATCTTGGAGAACAGACAGTTCAGATTTCAGCACTGGTTCTACTCTCCTACATTGCATTGCATGTGCCAGACAGTGAGGAACTTGCTCGGGCCGAGGTTCTTGGAGTTCTCGAATGGGCTTCGAAGCAACCTAGCGTGACGCAGGATGAAACCATCGAGGCTTTGTTGCAGGAATCCAAAGGCAGGCTTGAGCTTTATCAGTCTAGAGGTTCAAGAGGATTCCAAAAGTTACATCATCAATAG